A part of Solicola gregarius genomic DNA contains:
- the rsgA gene encoding ribosome small subunit-dependent GTPase A gives MPDSVDPDDLLTRLGWDDRWAAMLGPTALRPARVTRVDRGLYGVLGAAGPDRHGLGPNLLEAAAHDPLDGPCVGDWVTLRDWPDDRVTIDAVLPRRTVLVRAQVGGTSHEQALAANVTTTAVVAGLDQQPSMTKLERLIALAWESGAAPVVLLTKADLARDADDVAADLMSVAPGIEVICCSVLDGRGIERVRELAAAGTVALVGSSGAGKSTLINELVGADVLATRDIRSDGRGRHTSVRRELVLLPSGGCLVDTPGLRGVGLSDTGEGLAATFADVEALIAQCRFTDCAHETEPDCAVRAALDDGRLDVRRYESWQKLQREVAWMARRKDARLRADELKRWKRRTKDQRSARHR, from the coding sequence ATTCCGTCGATCCCGACGACCTACTCACCCGCCTCGGCTGGGACGACCGCTGGGCCGCCATGCTCGGGCCTACCGCCCTTCGACCAGCGCGCGTCACGCGCGTCGACCGCGGGCTGTACGGCGTGCTCGGTGCCGCCGGTCCCGACCGCCACGGCCTCGGCCCCAATCTCCTCGAGGCCGCGGCACACGACCCGCTCGACGGGCCGTGCGTCGGTGACTGGGTGACGCTGCGCGACTGGCCCGACGACCGCGTGACGATCGACGCCGTACTGCCGCGGCGCACGGTGCTCGTACGCGCCCAGGTCGGCGGCACATCGCACGAGCAGGCGCTCGCCGCCAATGTCACCACGACCGCCGTCGTCGCCGGCCTCGACCAGCAGCCGTCCATGACCAAGCTGGAGCGGCTGATCGCGTTGGCCTGGGAGAGCGGCGCGGCTCCCGTCGTACTGCTGACGAAGGCCGATCTCGCCCGCGACGCCGACGATGTGGCCGCCGACCTGATGTCGGTCGCGCCGGGCATCGAGGTGATCTGCTGCAGTGTGCTCGACGGCCGCGGCATCGAGCGCGTACGCGAGCTGGCCGCCGCCGGCACCGTGGCGCTCGTGGGCTCGTCGGGCGCGGGCAAGTCGACGCTGATCAACGAGCTGGTCGGCGCCGACGTACTCGCGACTCGCGACATCCGATCCGACGGTCGTGGCCGGCACACGTCCGTACGCCGCGAGCTCGTCCTGCTTCCGTCCGGTGGCTGCCTGGTCGACACGCCGGGGCTTCGTGGCGTCGGTCTCTCCGACACCGGTGAGGGCTTGGCCGCGACGTTCGCGGACGTGGAAGCGCTGATCGCCCAGTGCCGGTTCACCGACTGCGCGCACGAGACCGAGCCCGACTGCGCCGTGCGCGCCGCGCTCGACGACGGGCGACTCGACGTACGCCGCTACGAGAGCTGGCAGAAGCTGCAGCGCGAGGTGGCCTGGATGGCCCGCCGCAAGGACGCTCGCCTGCGCGCCGACGAGCTCAAGCGCTGGAAGCGTCGTACGAAGGACCAGCGCTCGGCCCGACACCGCTGA
- a CDS encoding amidase, whose translation MSTHVHAFTDDALGEEDAVGVAERIRTGEISSLEAVEAAIARVERVDPELNAVVVADFERARKSAVETRSGPLAGVPTIVKDNSDVAGLPTGHGSAAFTPHAPHDDGDFVRQFLAQGVVNLGKSRLPEFGFNASTEFADAPPTRNPWNTAYSPGASSGGSAALVASGALPLAHANDGGGSIRIPAAACGLVGLKPTRGRTLSEAFSAAAPVKIVSEGVVTRTVRDTAHFLAGAEKVYASPRLPRIGLVEGPSQRRLRVGMLTESVTGHPTDDATRWAVAAAASRLTSMGHDVVEMPMPVGQQFADDFAHYWGLLAAAISATGKRTLARDFDRAHTDNLTRGLAAAFRRNMLRTPGVVRRLRRSERTYAAIFADYDLVLSPTLAHTTPKLGHLSPAQPFEQLFDRLLRYVAFTPLNNATGGPAISLPMAMSEAGLPIGVQLSAGHGDERTLLEIAYEVEQEHGWARIQDV comes from the coding sequence ATGTCGACCCACGTCCACGCATTCACCGACGACGCACTGGGCGAGGAAGACGCGGTCGGCGTTGCCGAGCGCATCCGCACGGGCGAGATCAGCTCGCTCGAGGCCGTCGAGGCCGCCATCGCCCGGGTCGAGCGGGTCGACCCCGAGCTCAACGCGGTCGTCGTGGCCGACTTCGAGCGCGCCCGCAAGTCCGCCGTCGAGACCCGTTCCGGCCCGCTCGCGGGCGTACCGACGATCGTCAAGGACAACTCCGACGTCGCCGGCCTCCCGACGGGCCACGGGTCGGCGGCGTTCACCCCGCACGCGCCGCACGACGACGGCGACTTCGTACGCCAGTTCCTCGCACAGGGCGTGGTGAATCTGGGCAAGAGCCGGTTGCCGGAGTTCGGCTTCAACGCGTCCACCGAGTTCGCGGACGCGCCGCCGACGCGCAACCCGTGGAACACCGCGTACTCCCCCGGCGCCTCGTCGGGTGGCTCCGCCGCACTCGTCGCGTCGGGCGCCCTGCCGCTCGCCCACGCGAACGACGGCGGCGGCTCGATCCGCATCCCGGCGGCCGCCTGCGGGCTCGTCGGGCTCAAGCCGACCCGCGGTCGTACGCTCTCGGAGGCGTTCTCGGCCGCCGCTCCCGTCAAGATCGTCAGCGAGGGCGTCGTCACCCGCACCGTTCGCGACACCGCGCACTTCCTCGCCGGCGCCGAGAAGGTGTACGCGAGCCCGCGCCTGCCCCGCATCGGCCTGGTCGAAGGGCCCTCGCAACGGCGACTGCGCGTCGGCATGCTCACCGAGAGCGTCACCGGGCACCCGACCGACGACGCGACGCGCTGGGCCGTCGCGGCCGCGGCGAGCCGCCTGACCTCCATGGGACACGACGTCGTCGAGATGCCGATGCCGGTCGGGCAACAGTTCGCCGACGACTTCGCGCACTACTGGGGCCTGCTCGCGGCGGCCATCAGCGCAACCGGGAAGCGTACGCTCGCCCGCGACTTCGACCGCGCACACACCGACAACCTGACGCGCGGGCTCGCCGCCGCGTTCCGCCGGAACATGCTCCGAACCCCGGGGGTCGTCCGCCGGCTTCGGCGTTCCGAACGCACGTACGCCGCGATCTTCGCCGACTACGACCTCGTGCTGTCGCCGACGCTCGCGCACACGACACCGAAGCTCGGCCACCTCTCGCCCGCGCAGCCGTTCGAGCAGCTCTTCGACCGGCTGCTGCGCTATGTCGCGTTCACACCGCTGAACAACGCGACGGGTGGCCCGGCGATCTCGCTGCCGATGGCGATGTCGGAGGCCGGCCTGCCGATCGGCGTGCAGCTGTCGGCCGGACACGGCGACGAGCGAACGCTTCTGGAGATCGCGTACGAGGTCGAGCAGGAGCACGGCTGGGCTCGCATCCAGGACGTGTGA
- a CDS encoding DUF6907 domain-containing protein, translated as MSERPTGPDDTPCPAFCTRQETPEHSWAAVDAGWVREHLAATWPAVPRDGTGAVRVEAGASEFDDGTILPAVWISLEDRSGELTADEARRLADHLQEAATVADRLAP; from the coding sequence ATGAGCGAGCGACCGACCGGGCCCGATGACACGCCCTGCCCGGCGTTCTGCACCCGCCAGGAGACTCCGGAGCACAGCTGGGCGGCGGTCGACGCGGGCTGGGTCCGCGAGCACCTCGCCGCGACCTGGCCGGCGGTGCCGCGCGACGGCACCGGGGCGGTACGCGTCGAGGCGGGTGCGTCCGAGTTCGACGACGGCACCATCCTCCCCGCGGTGTGGATCTCCCTCGAGGACCGCAGCGGCGAGCTCACCGCCGACGAGGCGCGTCGGCTCGCCGATCACCTCCAGGAGGCGGCGACGGTCGCAGACCGACTCGCCCCATGA
- a CDS encoding aminotransferase class IV, whose translation MRAWINGRVLERTDDPAVSILDHGITVGDGAFETVQIVDGQPFALTRHLDRLILSATGIGLAAPDTDAIRAGAKSVIAGQDLAYGLLRITVTAGIGPLGSGRFDGEQTIIVAAQPVERPGPSTAVVTVPWPRNERGALAGLKTTSYAENALLLSRARAEGASEAILPNTLGELCEGTGCNVFYALDGTLVTPTLASGCLAGITRALVTEWCDVVERDDTIDVLLAADEVFVTSSIRAVLPVHSVDQRPIEAPGPMTRDVLETWERKTAEDVDP comes from the coding sequence ATGCGCGCATGGATCAACGGCCGAGTTCTCGAGCGTACCGACGATCCGGCGGTGAGCATCCTCGACCACGGGATCACCGTCGGCGACGGTGCGTTCGAGACCGTTCAGATCGTCGACGGACAGCCGTTCGCGCTGACCAGGCATCTGGACCGGCTGATCCTGTCGGCGACGGGAATCGGCCTCGCGGCGCCGGACACCGATGCGATCCGCGCCGGTGCAAAGTCGGTCATTGCGGGCCAGGACCTCGCGTACGGGCTGTTGCGGATCACCGTGACCGCGGGCATCGGGCCGCTGGGGTCCGGCCGGTTCGACGGCGAGCAGACGATCATCGTCGCGGCGCAGCCGGTCGAGCGCCCAGGGCCGTCGACAGCGGTGGTGACAGTTCCGTGGCCACGCAACGAGCGCGGCGCGTTGGCGGGGCTCAAGACGACGTCGTACGCCGAGAACGCGCTGTTGCTGTCGCGGGCGCGAGCCGAGGGTGCGTCGGAGGCGATCCTGCCGAACACGCTCGGCGAGCTCTGCGAGGGCACCGGCTGCAACGTGTTCTACGCGCTCGACGGCACGCTGGTCACCCCGACACTCGCCTCCGGCTGCCTGGCCGGCATCACGCGTGCGTTGGTGACCGAGTGGTGCGATGTGGTCGAGCGCGACGACACGATCGACGTGCTGCTCGCCGCCGACGAGGTGTTCGTGACCAGCTCGATCCGCGCCGTACTGCCCGTCCATTCGGTCGATCAGCGCCCGATAGAGGCGCCCGGGCCGATGACCCGCGACGTGCTCGAGACCTGGGAACGCAAGACCGCCGAAGACGTCGACCCGTGA
- a CDS encoding potassium channel family protein, giving the protein MARLKHLVTGPVGRTLGSLLCALIVLYGFPTDLAFHRDVVGLLAVVAGAIGLSWLVVVQIQRMTSPSGRPSRRLGGVLSLIAIATCFFALTYFLIEVNAPAEFDGLLTRTDALYYSVVTLGTVGYGDIHAVGQIARVATIVQVVFNLVVIGALLAVSSSLLADRLRRE; this is encoded by the coding sequence ATGGCGAGGCTCAAGCACCTGGTGACCGGCCCGGTCGGTCGTACGCTCGGATCGCTGTTGTGTGCGCTGATCGTCCTCTACGGCTTCCCGACGGACCTGGCCTTCCATCGCGACGTGGTCGGTCTGCTCGCCGTGGTGGCCGGCGCGATCGGACTCTCCTGGCTCGTCGTGGTCCAGATCCAGCGGATGACGTCGCCGAGCGGGAGGCCGAGTCGCCGGCTGGGCGGCGTCCTCAGTCTGATCGCGATCGCCACCTGCTTCTTCGCGCTGACGTACTTCCTGATCGAGGTCAACGCGCCGGCGGAGTTCGACGGTCTCCTCACCCGCACCGATGCGCTCTACTACTCGGTCGTCACGCTCGGCACGGTCGGGTACGGCGACATCCACGCGGTCGGTCAGATCGCGCGGGTGGCGACGATCGTGCAGGTCGTGTTCAACCTGGTCGTGATCGGCGCCCTGCTGGCAGTGTCGTCGTCGTTGCTCGCCGATCGCCTGCGCCGTGAGTAG
- a CDS encoding dihydrofolate reductase family protein codes for MMTTLNGRLDDPDAWVTGVSDDHYWAIDRGYSTFDTILVGRRTYEEMAAFWPGAGDEPGASAPQQSMARRMSAYQKYVFSSADSRDLGWTNTEGVRVRNDDDIRAFATDLTAQPGGDIHLSGGATLAQTFVRLGLVDEYRFFVYPVVSKGMCWYDQVDGADGLELRSAATYDDGVAALTYKAVRS; via the coding sequence ATGATGACCACGCTGAACGGGCGGTTGGATGACCCCGACGCCTGGGTGACCGGCGTCAGCGACGACCACTACTGGGCCATCGACCGGGGCTACTCGACGTTCGACACGATCCTGGTCGGACGGAGGACGTACGAGGAGATGGCCGCGTTCTGGCCGGGCGCCGGCGACGAGCCCGGGGCGTCGGCGCCGCAACAGAGCATGGCGCGGCGGATGAGCGCGTACCAGAAGTACGTGTTCTCGTCGGCCGACTCGCGCGATCTCGGTTGGACCAACACAGAGGGCGTTCGCGTGCGCAACGACGATGACATCCGCGCGTTCGCCACCGACCTGACCGCACAACCCGGCGGCGACATCCACCTCTCCGGTGGCGCCACGCTGGCGCAGACATTCGTGCGCCTCGGCCTCGTCGACGAGTACCGCTTCTTCGTCTATCCCGTGGTGTCGAAGGGGATGTGCTGGTACGACCAGGTCGACGGCGCCGACGGTCTCGAGCTGCGGAGTGCCGCAACGTACGACGACGGTGTCGCGGCGCTCACGTACAAGGCGGTGCGGAGCTAG
- a CDS encoding helix-turn-helix domain-containing protein yields the protein MPLDFDVRPSDSPYVECVWRTSSSDIDRFTSIASCHWSLVVCRQRGRTEVSVQGPETFGTVAPVPQDATFLGIRFRLGVVLHDLPVHRLVNGDLDLVSATAGAFWWKGTTWHLPSYENAEALVDRLVGEDLLAHDPLVDEVLRGGRPTVSARTVQRRFQARTGLTYASVRQIERARLAATRLRDGGRPADVAYELGYYDQPHLTRSLRAYIGRTPALLGDRSRSGPLSVLYKTVSESSPTLALDTLPELERRRDAQDHSGHDDHAERAVG from the coding sequence ATGCCCCTCGACTTCGACGTCCGGCCGTCCGACTCTCCCTACGTCGAGTGCGTCTGGCGTACGTCGAGCAGCGACATCGACCGGTTCACGTCCATCGCCTCGTGTCATTGGTCCCTTGTCGTCTGCCGGCAGCGAGGTCGGACCGAGGTATCGGTGCAGGGACCGGAGACGTTCGGCACGGTGGCGCCCGTACCGCAGGACGCAACGTTCCTCGGTATCCGGTTCCGCCTCGGCGTCGTCCTCCACGACCTCCCCGTGCATCGGCTCGTGAACGGCGATCTGGACCTGGTCTCGGCGACGGCCGGAGCGTTCTGGTGGAAGGGCACAACGTGGCATCTACCGAGCTACGAGAATGCGGAGGCCCTGGTCGACCGCCTCGTGGGCGAGGACCTGCTCGCCCACGACCCGCTCGTCGACGAGGTGTTGCGCGGCGGTCGCCCGACGGTCTCAGCGCGCACCGTGCAGCGCCGCTTCCAAGCCAGGACGGGCCTGACGTACGCGAGCGTCCGCCAGATCGAGCGGGCTCGGCTGGCCGCGACGCGCCTACGCGACGGCGGTCGACCGGCCGATGTCGCGTACGAGCTCGGCTACTACGACCAGCCGCATCTGACCCGCTCGCTTCGCGCATACATCGGTCGTACGCCCGCGCTGCTGGGCGATCGGAGCCGGTCCGGACCACTGTCGGTTCTGTACAAGACCGTGTCCGAAAGCTCGCCTACGTTGGCTCTCGACACCCTTCCGGAGCTCGAGAGGCGACGAGATGCGCAAGATCATTCTGGCCATGATGACCACGCTGAACGGGCGGTTGGATGA
- the thrS gene encoding threonine--tRNA ligase, producing the protein MSELNVIVIAAAERAERTVTTGTKAWELFADDADIIAARVGDDLRDLSYELADGDLVEGIAIDSPDGLDILRHSAAHVMAQAVQDLYPDAKLGIGPPVENGFYYDFDVDEPFHPDDLAAIETKMRKIIKEGQRFARREIADDAARGELADEPYKLELIGLKSNAGEAAEGASVEVGEGGLTMYDNLRRDGALAWTDLCRGPHLPTTKRIPAFKLMRVAAAYWRGDEKNVQLQRIYGTAWPSKDALADYLHRLEEAERRDHRKLGRELDLFSFPDELGSGLPVFHPKGGVLKREMEDYVRRRHIEEGFEYVGTPHITKEGLFETSGHLSHFDHGMYPPMELEGANYRLKAMNCPMHNLIYRSRGRSYRELPLRLFEFGSVYRYEKSGVVHGLTRVRGMTQDDSHSYVTAEQAPDEIKHLLNFVLGLLKDFGLDDFYLELSTRDDKGKFIGSDDQWAAATKVLEDVAKETGLELVPDPGGAAYYGPKISVQCRDAIGRSWQLSTIQYDFNQPERFGLEYTAADGSHQQPVMIHSAKFGSIERFIGVLTEHYAGAFPPWLAPVQVVGIPIAERHVDYLHDVAAKLRTRGIRVEIDESDDRMQKKIRNAQLQKVPYMLIAGDKDVDAGAVSFRYLSGEQDNGVAVDEAVERIATAVEQRASA; encoded by the coding sequence GTGTCCGAGCTGAACGTCATCGTGATCGCCGCCGCCGAGCGAGCCGAGCGCACGGTGACGACGGGCACGAAGGCGTGGGAGCTGTTCGCCGACGACGCCGACATCATCGCGGCCCGCGTGGGCGACGACCTGCGCGACCTGTCCTACGAGCTTGCGGACGGCGACCTCGTCGAGGGCATCGCGATCGACAGTCCCGACGGCCTGGACATCCTGCGTCACTCCGCTGCGCACGTGATGGCGCAGGCCGTCCAGGACCTCTACCCGGACGCCAAGCTGGGCATCGGCCCGCCGGTCGAGAACGGGTTCTACTACGACTTCGACGTCGACGAGCCCTTCCACCCCGACGACCTTGCCGCCATCGAGACGAAGATGCGCAAGATCATCAAGGAGGGCCAGAGGTTCGCCCGCCGCGAGATCGCCGACGACGCCGCCCGCGGCGAGCTCGCCGACGAGCCGTACAAGCTCGAGCTGATCGGGCTCAAGAGCAACGCCGGTGAAGCAGCGGAGGGTGCCAGCGTCGAGGTCGGTGAGGGCGGCCTCACGATGTACGACAACCTCAGACGCGACGGCGCCCTCGCGTGGACCGACCTGTGCCGTGGCCCGCACCTGCCGACCACCAAGCGCATCCCGGCGTTCAAGCTGATGCGAGTCGCCGCTGCGTACTGGCGTGGCGACGAGAAGAACGTGCAGCTGCAGCGCATCTACGGCACCGCCTGGCCGAGCAAGGACGCGCTCGCCGACTACCTGCACCGCCTCGAGGAGGCCGAGCGGCGCGACCACCGCAAGCTCGGGCGAGAGCTCGACCTGTTCAGCTTCCCCGACGAGCTGGGCTCCGGGCTGCCGGTGTTCCACCCCAAGGGTGGCGTGCTGAAGCGCGAGATGGAGGACTATGTCCGCCGCCGGCACATCGAAGAGGGCTTCGAGTACGTCGGTACGCCGCACATCACCAAGGAGGGGCTGTTCGAGACCTCCGGGCACCTGTCGCACTTCGACCACGGCATGTACCCGCCGATGGAGCTCGAGGGCGCCAACTACCGCCTCAAGGCGATGAACTGCCCGATGCACAACCTGATCTACCGGTCACGCGGGCGGTCGTACCGCGAGCTGCCGCTGCGGCTGTTCGAGTTCGGCTCCGTCTACCGGTACGAGAAGTCGGGCGTCGTACACGGTCTGACCCGAGTGCGCGGCATGACGCAGGACGACTCGCACTCGTACGTGACCGCCGAGCAGGCGCCCGACGAGATCAAGCATCTGCTCAACTTCGTACTCGGGTTGCTCAAGGACTTCGGGCTCGACGACTTCTACCTCGAGCTGTCGACTCGTGACGACAAGGGCAAGTTCATCGGCTCCGACGACCAGTGGGCGGCCGCGACGAAGGTGCTCGAGGACGTCGCGAAGGAGACCGGCCTCGAGCTCGTCCCCGACCCGGGCGGCGCCGCGTACTACGGCCCGAAGATCTCGGTGCAGTGTCGCGACGCGATCGGGCGGTCGTGGCAGCTGTCGACGATCCAGTACGACTTCAACCAGCCAGAGCGGTTCGGGCTCGAGTACACCGCCGCCGACGGCTCGCACCAGCAGCCGGTGATGATCCACTCCGCCAAGTTCGGGTCGATCGAGCGGTTCATCGGTGTGCTCACCGAGCACTATGCGGGCGCGTTCCCGCCATGGCTCGCGCCCGTGCAGGTCGTCGGCATCCCGATCGCCGAGCGGCACGTCGACTACCTGCATGACGTCGCCGCCAAGCTGCGTACGCGGGGCATCCGCGTCGAGATCGACGAGTCGGACGACCGGATGCAGAAGAAGATCCGCAACGCGCAGCTGCAGAAGGTGCCGTACATGCTGATCGCCGGCGACAAGGATGTCGACGCCGGCGCGGTGTCGTTCCGATACCTCTCCGGAGAGCAGGACAACGGGGTCGCGGTCGACGAGGCGGTCGAGCGGATCGCGACGGCCGTCGAGCAGCGGGCGTCGGCTTGA
- a CDS encoding HIT family protein, which yields MSDDQTSPTDDAPEPDLEHREGIGTPDRLQRLWTPHRMAYIKGASEDGADEGCPFCRIPKLPDDEGLVLHRGRATYAVLNLHPYNPGHLMVLPYRHVADLEDLDDDESRELTTLTQQAIRAIKRASSPHGFNVGLNLGGVAGGSLSEHLHQHVVPRWSGDANFITITAQTKVIPQLLSQTRDILVEAWPDA from the coding sequence TTGAGCGACGACCAGACATCACCGACCGACGATGCCCCCGAGCCCGATCTGGAGCATCGCGAGGGCATCGGTACGCCCGACCGACTGCAGCGCCTCTGGACGCCGCACCGGATGGCGTACATCAAGGGGGCGTCGGAGGACGGTGCCGACGAGGGCTGCCCGTTCTGCCGCATCCCGAAGCTGCCCGACGACGAGGGCCTGGTCCTCCACCGAGGGCGGGCGACCTACGCGGTGCTCAACCTGCACCCGTACAACCCCGGACACCTGATGGTGCTGCCGTACCGCCACGTCGCCGATCTCGAGGACCTCGACGACGACGAGTCTCGTGAGCTGACGACCCTTACCCAGCAGGCGATCCGGGCGATCAAGCGGGCATCGTCGCCACACGGGTTCAACGTGGGGCTCAACCTCGGTGGCGTCGCCGGAGGCTCGTTGTCCGAGCACCTGCACCAGCACGTCGTACCCCGGTGGTCCGGCGACGCGAACTTCATCACGATCACCGCGCAGACGAAGGTGATCCCGCAGCTACTGTCACAGACCCGCGACATCCTGGTGGAGGCCTGGCCCGATGCTTGA
- the pgsA gene encoding phosphatidylinositol phosphate synthase, which translates to MLERFRQFFTGVFRPIADLLLRMGVSPNTVTFVGTLGVCGGALGFFPRGELLIGVLVITAFVFSDLIDGYMARSSGQTSVWGSFLDSTLDRVGDAAVFGGLTLWFAWGGDDKVLACVALWCLVMGAVTSYARAKAESLGMEAKGGIAERSDRLVLILVMTGLSDIFDLQILLAIALWVLAVASAVTVVQRMIMVRRQALAG; encoded by the coding sequence ATGCTTGAGCGTTTCCGGCAGTTCTTCACCGGCGTCTTCCGCCCGATCGCCGATCTGCTGCTGCGAATGGGCGTCAGCCCCAACACCGTGACGTTCGTCGGCACGCTGGGCGTCTGCGGCGGCGCGCTCGGGTTCTTCCCGCGGGGGGAGCTGCTGATCGGCGTCCTCGTCATCACGGCGTTCGTGTTCTCCGACCTGATCGACGGCTACATGGCCCGCTCGTCGGGCCAGACCAGCGTGTGGGGCTCGTTCCTCGACTCGACCCTCGACCGGGTCGGCGACGCGGCGGTGTTCGGCGGGCTGACGCTCTGGTTCGCCTGGGGCGGCGACGACAAGGTGCTCGCCTGTGTCGCGCTGTGGTGCCTCGTAATGGGTGCGGTCACGTCGTACGCCCGCGCGAAGGCCGAAAGCCTCGGCATGGAGGCGAAGGGGGGCATCGCGGAGCGCTCCGACCGGCTCGTGCTGATCCTCGTCATGACGGGGTTGTCCGACATCTTCGACCTGCAGATCCTGCTGGCGATCGCCCTGTGGGTGCTGGCGGTCGCGAGCGCCGTCACCGTGGTCCAGCGCATGATCATGGTGCGTCGCCAAGCCCTGGCCGGATGA
- a CDS encoding phosphatidylinositol mannoside acyltransferase, with protein sequence MRTDWAYRLGWTVACRVPEAAVRPALDAVADQIWRRRGKGVRRLESNLAHAVAPSIAADERAMRELSRRAMRSYLRYWGEVFRLSRWTRDDIFTGVEVENFHLLRDAHGAGRGVVGALPHMGNWELAGAWSCAMGIPLTAVAERLQPESLYQDFVDFRESLGMEIVPINGGPPVVPLLADRLDAGGFVCLLADRDLSRNGIEVQLLGAPARVPQGPALLARRTGSLLIPITSTYDDGLMRLRLHDPVPEADVSTMMQGVADAFSAAIQARPVDWHMLQRVFAADVERR encoded by the coding sequence ATGAGGACCGACTGGGCGTACCGGCTCGGCTGGACCGTCGCGTGCCGCGTGCCCGAGGCCGCCGTACGCCCGGCGCTCGACGCGGTCGCCGACCAGATCTGGCGTCGACGCGGCAAGGGCGTACGCCGGCTCGAGAGCAACCTCGCGCACGCGGTGGCGCCGTCGATCGCGGCCGACGAGAGGGCGATGCGCGAGCTGTCGCGTCGGGCGATGCGGTCGTACCTGCGCTACTGGGGCGAGGTGTTCCGGCTGTCGCGCTGGACGCGTGACGACATCTTCACGGGCGTCGAGGTCGAGAACTTCCACCTCCTGCGGGACGCTCACGGGGCCGGGCGAGGTGTCGTCGGGGCGCTGCCGCACATGGGCAACTGGGAGCTCGCCGGGGCGTGGTCGTGCGCGATGGGCATCCCGCTGACGGCCGTCGCCGAACGGCTGCAGCCGGAGAGCCTCTACCAGGACTTCGTCGACTTCCGCGAGAGCCTCGGCATGGAGATCGTCCCCATCAACGGCGGCCCGCCGGTCGTACCGCTGCTGGCCGATCGGCTCGACGCGGGCGGCTTCGTCTGCCTGCTCGCCGACCGCGACCTCTCGCGCAACGGGATCGAGGTGCAGCTGCTCGGCGCGCCCGCGCGCGTACCGCAGGGTCCGGCGTTGCTCGCCCGGCGCACCGGGTCGTTGTTGATCCCGATCACCAGCACGTACGACGATGGGCTGATGAGGTTGCGGCTGCACGATCCGGTTCCCGAAGCCGACGTCTCGACAATGATGCAGGGCGTCGCCGACGCGTTCAGCGCGGCGATCCAAGCCCGGCCGGTCGACTGGCACATGTTGCAGAGGGTCTTCGCTGCGGACGTCGAGCGCCGATGA